The genomic window CATGTACTACTGCATAGGAATGCGCGAATCTCTTTGTGGTGTGCTGTGATACTTAAATGAACAATACAATGAAATGGACGTTTGATCCTTACTGAGCTTGGTATCCCATCATCATCGGTGGTCTCGTCTCTGACGGCGCCGCGGCACCGTAATCGAACTCGTCGTCTCCACTGGATCCCGTTCCGTCGCTATCCGCTTCGTTTCCGCTCGATTCTTCGTCATTCATCTCCCGATCGCTTCCTGAtctcacgtcgtcgatcgtcgccgttgccgttgccgtcgtcgtcgtcgttttcgagacGTTCCACGCGCCCGTGGCGGCGCTGGCGGGCGGCATGCGAATGCGAGCGTTTTGAACGCCCAGCGGATCGTTGAACTCGATTCGCTGAAATTTCTCGAGTTCTTCGCAGAGGGGATCGTTTTGGAGAATGTTCATCACGACGGGGTGGGAGAAGCCGAAGAACTCGGGCCCCGAACCGGTgttcgtcgcttcgcgaGATCTGACGAGACGGAGACGATTGCATCAGGCCAATCAAAAGAAATCACTCAGACAAACCTCGTCTTATTTACTTGCTTTAGAACAGTCGTGTGACATGCGGTTGCTGATGCGGCTATTATAGGCCGATCGGGACTATCCGCCGCTTGCATTTCGAACTAAAATAGACAACAACCAAAGGATCTAAGCAACCGCCTATACACTACGGAATCTATTAAAAGGTTGTGGCCTAAGGTAATCTACTCTAATTGATTTGGCTCGCATATGTTTCCGTTTTCGCTACTCATCGTTTTCCTTACCAACGGCGAGTTCTTTCCGTCCAATATGCGACATCGGTAGACGCACTTGGCGCCCGGCTGATACATGCTAAAAAACGTTCGCGTGCTCACGAAACCGACCGGCCAAATGTAGCGCTCGGAATGAAATCCGGGCCGATCGGCGACaatctagaaaaagaaaacgatgatgATCCGTTgcattctctctctctctctctccttacTCTTCCCAAAGAATGAATAGTCAAGCCTCCGAGATTTATCGGCATCACGGGATAACCTGGACACCCCTCacagtcaaagaaaaacttTTCTTGGGTGTTTTCTTACCCTCTGAATCTAAAGGAACTGGCTGTAACTTTCTTCTGACCATTCCCGGCTTcagtcgctttcttttcgctcCTTTGCTCTCGTCACTCTTCGACGAAAGAGATCGCACTAAtaattcaaaatcaataaatagaGATAATAGTCATATTGTATATGTATGTACCTTGTTGCAATTTCCACATGGCTTCCGTTCTTTCCTCGGCTAACGATTCCATCGCTTTTGCTCGGATtcgctccttttcctttttcaatcTCTTGATGTGATCGAGACccgacgacgcggcgaaaCGGGGCTTCTTTCGTCCGACGTTCGTCAACGGAACCGTTCTTCCCGTCTGATAGTGAAGCAGTTTGTCGAGAAGAAATctttgagaagaaaaaacttttttcGTGGAAGAAAAACCCGGAAGTCGTCCTCCGGCGCTACTTTACCTTCGCTCCGCTTTGAGTCGAACAATCGCGTGATTCGTTTTTCTAAGCTCGTCCGCTAGCGAATTATTTTCCTACGAAATCTGTGCTAAGTAACTATGTACTAGTCTTGTCCATGTCTTTTTGCCCTGACGTAGAAAAATGACTTCATGATCTTTTTTATGTACTGGCACTTCTTCGCATATTTTTCCTCCCTGGCAGAGGCAAGTCCATTCTACGCATTCTCCAACGTCACACGACAACGCAAGATGCGCAGATTTTGCAAAAAGCTCACGTGAACAACAGGACGATTGCTTGCACCCTACACGTCAATTTCAAACAAATGGATGAGTTAGGAGGAACTTTATTGTACCTACCTCTTCTGGACAGAAACTTTCCTCTTCATTAGATGAGTTACTGCTaaacgaaatagaaaatatcTAATCTGACTAAACTGTTGTGCGAACACGTCACGtgctgctttcttttttttattttccgACAAAAAGCGTTCGATAGCCGCGCTGCCTACCTCGATGAACTCGACGGTCTTTCGTTTGCGCTCTCCTCGTTCTGAAATGGATAAGGAAACGGTTTCGGT from Oscarella lobularis chromosome 1, ooOscLobu1.1, whole genome shotgun sequence includes these protein-coding regions:
- the LOC136198288 gene encoding transforming growth factor beta regulator 1-like isoform X1 encodes the protein MAEAKVSLAYGAGARRAINPTDKDNEESANERPSSSSSSNSSNEEESFCPEEGASNRPVVHNGLASAREEKYAKKCQYIKKIMKSFFYENNSLADELRKTNHAIVRLKAERRFLLDKLLHYQTGRTVPLTNVGRKKPRFAASSGLDHIKRLKKEKERIRAKAMESLAEERTEAMWKLQQVRSLSSKSDESKGAKRKRLKPGMVRRKLQPVPLDSEGYPVMPINLGGLTIHSLGRIVADRPGFHSERYIWPVGFVSTRTFFSMYQPGAKCVYRCRILDGKNSPLFEMQAADSPDRPIIAASATACHTTVLKQVNKTRSREATNTGSGPEFFGFSHPVVMNILQNDPLCEELEKFQRIEFNDPLGVQNARIRMPPASAATGAWNVSKTTTTTATATATIDDVRSGSDREMNDEESSGNEADSDGTGSSGDDEFDYGAAAPSETRPPMMMGYQAQ
- the LOC136198288 gene encoding transforming growth factor beta regulator 1-like isoform X2; this translates as MAEAKVSLAYGAGARRAINPTDKDNEESANERPSSSSSNSSNEEESFCPEEGASNRPVVHNGLASAREEKYAKKCQYIKKIMKSFFYENNSLADELRKTNHAIVRLKAERRFLLDKLLHYQTGRTVPLTNVGRKKPRFAASSGLDHIKRLKKEKERIRAKAMESLAEERTEAMWKLQQVRSLSSKSDESKGAKRKRLKPGMVRRKLQPVPLDSEGYPVMPINLGGLTIHSLGRIVADRPGFHSERYIWPVGFVSTRTFFSMYQPGAKCVYRCRILDGKNSPLFEMQAADSPDRPIIAASATACHTTVLKQVNKTRSREATNTGSGPEFFGFSHPVVMNILQNDPLCEELEKFQRIEFNDPLGVQNARIRMPPASAATGAWNVSKTTTTTATATATIDDVRSGSDREMNDEESSGNEADSDGTGSSGDDEFDYGAAAPSETRPPMMMGYQAQ